Proteins from a genomic interval of Arachis hypogaea cultivar Tifrunner chromosome 10, arahy.Tifrunner.gnm2.J5K5, whole genome shotgun sequence:
- the LOC112716856 gene encoding uncharacterized protein — protein MEDKSKVSLKIKIDDKNPGDVKEDKTEVELELKNKSKEKKDKTKVELELKNKSKEKKDEEELQKKKKETKEKGGKSGDEKVKGKENDGEEGDDKKEKKSKAGKIDLKEKNEDIKDKDGKEKKKKEEKKKKEKKEKDVENETKDKEKGDKGEDGKEKMKKKDEKKKKEKKEDDVEIEEKNKEKEEGGEYGDEKKDKKDKKEEKKNEKKDKNEKIKLEEDKEKTKEVVVEQKKKKKEKEKEHKDDEKDEKSIKKREMKPKIEGEEEAEQQKDDVNQVKEKEEKEEKVKGGKKRKPIGKDRSNDVTKLKQKLGKINEKIETLLQKKADIEKQIKEALNENEGNADMEKAKVLVE, from the coding sequence ATGGAAGACAAATCTAAAGTGTCCCTGAAAATCAAGATTGACGATAAAAACCCGGGTGATGTGAAGGAGGACAAGACCGAGGTAGAATTGGAGCTGAAGAACAAATCCAAAGAGAAAAAGGACAAGACTAAGGTAGAACTGGAGCTGAAGAACAAATCGAAAGAGAAAAAGGATGAGGAGGAActgcaaaagaagaagaaggaaacgaaaGAAAAAGGTGGTAAAAGTGGCGATGAGAAGGTGAAAGGGAAAGAAAATGATGGCGAGGAAGGTGATgataagaaggaaaagaagagcaAGGCGGGCAAAATAGATCTTAAGGAAAAAAATGAAGACATCAAGGACAAGGATggtaaggagaagaagaaaaaggaagagaagaagaaaaaggaaaagaaggagaAGGATGTTGAAAATGAAACAAAGGACAAGGAAAAAGGAGACAAAGGAGAGGATGgtaaagagaagatgaaaaagaaggatgagaagaagaaaaaggaaaagaaggaggATGATGTAGAAATTGAAGAGAAGAACAAGGAGAAAGAGGAGGGAGGAGAATATGGTGATGAGAAGAAAGATAAGAAGGacaagaaggaggagaagaaaaacgAAAAGAAGGACAAGAATGAGAAAATCAAGCTAGAGGAGGACAAAGAAAAAACTAAAGAAGTTGTTGTagaacagaagaagaaaaagaaggaaaaagaaaaggagcaTAAGGATGATGAGAAAGATGAGAAGTCAATAAAGAAGAGAGAGATGAAACcaaaaattgagggagaagaGGAAGCAGAACAACAGAAAGATGATGTGAACCAAGtgaaggagaaggaggaaaaagaagagaaggtTAAAGGGGGAAAGAAGAGAAAGCCTATTGGAAAGGACAGGTCCAACGATGTCACCAAGCTGAAACAAAAGCTTGGGAAGATTAATGAGAAGATAGAAACACTCCTACAAAAAAAGGCTGACATTGAAAAACAGATAAAAGAAGCCTTAAATGAAAACGAAGGTAATGCAGACATGGAGAAGGCCAAAGTTTTAGTAGAATAG
- the LOC112716857 gene encoding syntaxin-132, whose translation MNDLLTESFEIPRGQGRGGVDIELGAYGMNSGELGLNLFFKKIQELDKQYAKLDMLLRRLQEAHDESRSVTKAPAMKAIKERMEKDVDEVKKTGYYIKTKIEELDKENLANRQKPGCGKGSGVDRSRTATTINLKKKLKDKMAEFQTLREAIHQEYREVVERRVFTVTGTRADEETIDRLIETGDSEQIFQKAIQEQGRGQIMDTLAEIHERHEAARDVEKKLVELQQIFMDMAVLVDAQGDMLNNIETQVLNAVDHVQQGNTALHKAKKIQRKSRKWMCIALIIFLVILIILLTSVIKPWLAKKQGV comes from the exons ATGAACGATCTTCTAACG GAATCATTTGAGATCCCACGTGGCCAAGGTCGTGGTGGTGTAGACATTGAGTTAGGAGCATATGGAATGAACTCAGGAGAACTGGGCTTGAATCTTTTCTTCAAAAAG ATTCAAGAGCTCGATAAACAATATGCTAAGCTGGATATGCTTTTGAGAAGGCTCCAG GAAGCCCATGACGAGTCAAGATCTGTGACCAAGGCTCCTGCCATGAAGG CTATTAAAGAGAGAAtggagaaagatgttgatgaagtTAAAAAAACTGGATATTACATAAAGACAAAAATTGAAGAACTGGACAAAGAG AATTTGGCAAATAGGCAGAAAcctggatgtggaaaaggatcaggTGTTGACCGATCACGAACAGCAACAACTAT taacttgaaaaagaaactgaAGGACAAGATGGCTGAATTTCAG ACCCTTAGAGAAGCCATTCATCAAGAATACCGTGAAGTTGTTGAGAGACGTGTGTTTACAG TAACGGGCACAAGAGCTGATGAGGAG ACAATTGACAGATTAATTGAGACTGGAGACAGTGAGCAAATCTTCCAGAAGGCAATTCAGGAACAAGGAAGAGGGCAG ATAATGGACACACTAGCAGAAATTCATGAGCGGCATGAAGCAGCTAGAGACGTCGAGAAGAAGCTTGTTGAATTACAACAG ATTTTTATGGATATGGCAGTATTAGTCGATGCACAAGGTGACATGCTTAACAACATAGAAACACAG GTTTTAAATGCAGTAGATCACGTGCAACAGGGCAATACAGCCCTCCATAAGGCAAAGAAAATTCAAAGGAAATCTAGAAAATGGATGTGCATTGCACTCATAATATTTCTTGTCATTCTTATAATCCTCCTTACCAGTGTCATCAAACCATGGCTTGCCAAAAAGCAGGGTGTTTAA
- the LOC112718374 gene encoding ethylene-responsive transcription factor ERN1-like encodes MEIEFQQAKQYSVKDSSKQKARKRNKKSSKFVGVRQRASGRWVAEIKDTTHNIRMWLGTYQTAEEAARAYDEAARLLRGSAARTNFITHHFSSSLDSPVASRIRNLLNSKKGISSSDEIIENSSSSSSLSSSSETIGTESTPTILSDDNAYRPDLSSFERQVSGSGSGSGSPYAIHGVHGFMDAFQVKDSNESLWDLPPLMSSFFP; translated from the coding sequence ATGGAAATTGAATTCCAGCAAGCAAAGCAGTACTCAGTGAAAGATTCCAgcaagcaaaaagcaagaaaaagaaacaagaagAGTAGTAAGTTTGTTGGAGTGAGACAGAGAGCTTCAGGGAGATGGGTAGCTGAGATCAAAGACACAACGCACAACATCAGAATGTGGCTTGGCACTTATCAGACTGCAGAGGAAGCGGCCAGAGCCTACGACGAAGCCGCGCGTCTTCTTCGCGGCTCCGCTGCTCGGACCAACTTCATCACTCATCATTTCTCGTCGTCCTTGGATTCTCCTGTCGCTTCCCGGATTCGGAATCTTTTGAACAGCAAAAAGGGAATCAGCAGCAGTGATGAGATCATTGagaactcatcatcatcatcatcgcttTCGAGTTCGAGTGAGACAATTGGTACAGAAAGCACACCAACAATTCTATCTGATGATAATGCTTATAGACCAGATTTGAGTAGTTTTGAAAGACAAGTATCAGGTTCAGGTTCAGGTTCTGGTTCACCTTATGCAATTCATGGGGTTCATGGATTCATGGATGCTTTTCAAGTTAAGGACTCTAACGAATCTCTCTGGGATCTTCCACCTTTGATGAGCTCGTTTTTCCCTTAA
- the LOC112716858 gene encoding tubulin alpha-5 chain-like: MREIISIHIGQAGIQVGNSCWELYCLEHGIQPDGVMASDSAEVSEHDAFSTFFSESGSGHFVPRALFVDLEPTVVDEVRSGAYRQLFHPDKLISGKEDAANNFSRGRYTVGREVEEVCLNRIRKLAENCSGLQGFMFFNAAGGGTGSGLGSLLLERLSSEYGKKSRLGFIIYPSPQVSTAVVEPYNTVLANHGLIEHSDVVVLLDNEAIYDICRRSLDIERPTYSNLNRLISQCISSLTTSLRFQGAINVDITEFQTNLVPYPRIHFMLSSYAPVISSAKAYHEQLAVAEITRAVFEPANMMAKCDPRNGKYMACCLMYRGDVVPKDVNVAVSNIKTKRTVQFVDWCPTGFKCGINYQPPTAVPGGDLAKVKRAVCMISNNTAVAEVFSRIDHKFDLMFAKRAFVHWYVSEGMEEGEFSEAREDLAALQKDYEEVGAEGADQEVEDY; encoded by the exons atgAGAGAAATAATAAGCATTCATATTGGACAAGCTGGAATTCAGGTTGGGAATTCATGTTGGGAGCTATATTGCCTTGAACATGGCATTCAACCTGATGGGGTCATGGCCAG TGATTCGGCAGAAGTTTCAGAACACGACGCATTCAGCACATTCTTTAGTGAAAGTGGATCTGGTCACTTTGTTCCAAGGGCTTTATTTGTTGATCTTGAACCCACTGTAGTTGATGAAGTAAGATCTGGTGCTTACAGACAACTCTTTCATCCTGACAAGTTAATTTCTGGCAAAGAAGATGCTGCTAATAATTTTTCAAGAGGACGTTATACAG TtggaagagaagttgaagaggtATGCTTGAACCGTATTCGGAAGTTGGCTGAAAATTGCAGTGGGTTGCAAGGATTCATGTTTTTCAATGCTGCTGGTGGTGGCACTGGTTCTGGTCTAGGCTCATTGCTTTTGGAACGCTTGTCTTCTGAATATGGCAAGAAGTCTAGACTTGGCTTCATCATTTATCCTTCTCCCcag GTATCTACCGCTGTGGTTGAACCTTACAACACAGTTCTAGCGAACCATGGTCTAATTGAGCACAGCGATGTGGTTGTGCTTTTGGACAACGAAGCAATATACGATATCTGCAGAAGATCATTGGACATTGAAAGACCAACTTACTCCAACTTGAACCGCTTGATATCTCAGTGCATCTCTTCATTAACAACTTCATTGAGATTTCAGGGAGCCATAAATGTTGACATAACAGAGTTCCAAACAAACCTTGTGCCGTATCCAAGAATTCACTTCATGCTCTCCTCCTATGCGCCCGTGATATCGTCCGCCAAGGCGTATCACGAGCAGCTGGCGGTGGCCGAGATCACCAGAGCAGTCTTTGAACCGGCAAACATGATGGCAAAGTGTGATCCAAGAAATGGAAAGTACATGGCTTGCTGCCTAATGTATCGTGGAGATGTTGTCCCAAAAGATGTTAATGTTGCTGTCTCAAATATTAAGACAAAGCGAACCGTTCAATTTGTTGATTG GTGTCCAACTGGTTTCAAGTGCGGAATCAACTACCAGCCACCAACGGCGGTGCCGGGAGGAGATCTGGCAAAGGTGAAGAGAGCAGTGTGTATGATAAGCAACAACACAGCAGTGGCAGAGGTTTTCTCTCGCATTGACCACAAATTCGATCTCATGTTCGCAAAGAGAGCCTTTGTTCATTGGTATGTCAGTGAAGGCATGGAAGAAGGTGAGTTCTCTGAGGCTCGTGAGGATCTTGCTGCTCTCCAGAAGGACTACGAAGAAGTTGGTGCAGAAGGTGCAGATCAAGAAGTTGAAGATTactaa
- the LOC112716861 gene encoding superoxide dismutase [Cu-Zn] 2 isoform X3 yields the protein MSLYIQRLKQENISGSVREREREMEAGKGTVKAVALIVGDNNVKGSIHFLHQSNGTTHVSGRITGLSPGLHGFHIHALGDTTNGCNSTGPHFNPLNKHHGAPADHHRHAGDLGNILAGPDGVAEISITDSQIPLSGVHSILGRAVVVHADPDDLGRGGHELSKTTGNAGARVGCGIIGLQSSV from the exons ATGAGTTTATATATCCAGAGATTGAAACAAGAGAACATCAGTGgcagtgtgagagagagagagagagagatggaagCTGGAAAGGGAACCGTCAAAGCTGTAGCTCTCATCGTCGGAGATAACAACGTCAAGGGTTCTATTCACTTCCTTCACCAATCcaatg GTACTACTCATGTTTCAGGAAGGATAACAGGACTCTCACCGGGGCTTCATGGCTTCCATATCCATGCTCTTGGTGACACTACCAATGGCTGCAATTCCACCGGTCCTCACTTCAATCCTCTTAACAAACACCATGGAGCTCCTGCAGATCATCACCGTCATGCCGGTGATTTGGGTAACATTCTTGCAGGCCCTGATG GGGTTGCTGAGATTTCTATCACAGATTCACAG ATTCCGTTAAGTGGAGTGCATTCCATACTTGGCAGGGCGGTTGTTGTGCATGCTGATCCTGATGACCTTGGAAGGG GTGGTCATGAACTCAGCAAAACTACTGGGAATGCAGGTGCAAGAGTAGGATGCG GTATCATTGGGCTTCAGTCATCTGTTTAG
- the LOC112716861 gene encoding superoxide dismutase [Cu-Zn] 2 isoform X4, giving the protein MSLYIQRLKQENISGSVREREREMEAGKGTVKAVALIVGDNNVKGSIHFLHQSNGTTHVSGRITGLSPGLHGFHIHALGDTTNGCNSTGPHFNPLNKHHGAPADHHRHAGDLGVAEISITDSQIPLSGVHSILGRAVVVHADPDDLGRGGHELSKTTGNAGARVGCGIIGLQSSV; this is encoded by the exons ATGAGTTTATATATCCAGAGATTGAAACAAGAGAACATCAGTGgcagtgtgagagagagagagagagagatggaagCTGGAAAGGGAACCGTCAAAGCTGTAGCTCTCATCGTCGGAGATAACAACGTCAAGGGTTCTATTCACTTCCTTCACCAATCcaatg GTACTACTCATGTTTCAGGAAGGATAACAGGACTCTCACCGGGGCTTCATGGCTTCCATATCCATGCTCTTGGTGACACTACCAATGGCTGCAATTCCACCGGTCCTCACTTCAATCCTCTTAACAAACACCATGGAGCTCCTGCAGATCATCACCGTCATGCCGGTGATTTGG GGGTTGCTGAGATTTCTATCACAGATTCACAG ATTCCGTTAAGTGGAGTGCATTCCATACTTGGCAGGGCGGTTGTTGTGCATGCTGATCCTGATGACCTTGGAAGGG GTGGTCATGAACTCAGCAAAACTACTGGGAATGCAGGTGCAAGAGTAGGATGCG GTATCATTGGGCTTCAGTCATCTGTTTAG
- the LOC112716861 gene encoding superoxide dismutase [Cu-Zn] 2 isoform X2, with the protein MSLYIQRLKQENISGSVREREREMEAGKGTVKAVALIVGDNNVKGSIHFLHQSNGTTHVSGRITGLSPGLHGFHIHALGDTTNGCNSTGPHFNPLNKHHGAPADHHRHAGDLGVAEISITDSQIPLSGVHSILGRAVVVHADPDDLGRGGHELSKTTGNAGARVGCGLLSIIGKEECHIACSSVQLYSLLLLALYAPKISQRHPF; encoded by the exons ATGAGTTTATATATCCAGAGATTGAAACAAGAGAACATCAGTGgcagtgtgagagagagagagagagagatggaagCTGGAAAGGGAACCGTCAAAGCTGTAGCTCTCATCGTCGGAGATAACAACGTCAAGGGTTCTATTCACTTCCTTCACCAATCcaatg GTACTACTCATGTTTCAGGAAGGATAACAGGACTCTCACCGGGGCTTCATGGCTTCCATATCCATGCTCTTGGTGACACTACCAATGGCTGCAATTCCACCGGTCCTCACTTCAATCCTCTTAACAAACACCATGGAGCTCCTGCAGATCATCACCGTCATGCCGGTGATTTGG GGGTTGCTGAGATTTCTATCACAGATTCACAG ATTCCGTTAAGTGGAGTGCATTCCATACTTGGCAGGGCGGTTGTTGTGCATGCTGATCCTGATGACCTTGGAAGGG GTGGTCATGAACTCAGCAAAACTACTGGGAATGCAGGTGCAAGAGTAGGATGCG GTTTGCTCAGCATAATAGGCAAGGAAGAATGTCACATAGCCTGCAGTTCAGTTCAGTTGTACagcctgcttcttcttgctttaTATGCACCTAAAATATCACAGCGCCATCCTTTCTAG
- the LOC112716861 gene encoding superoxide dismutase [Cu-Zn] 2 isoform X1 — protein sequence MSLYIQRLKQENISGSVREREREMEAGKGTVKAVALIVGDNNVKGSIHFLHQSNGTTHVSGRITGLSPGLHGFHIHALGDTTNGCNSTGPHFNPLNKHHGAPADHHRHAGDLGNILAGPDGVAEISITDSQIPLSGVHSILGRAVVVHADPDDLGRGGHELSKTTGNAGARVGCGLLSIIGKEECHIACSSVQLYSLLLLALYAPKISQRHPF from the exons ATGAGTTTATATATCCAGAGATTGAAACAAGAGAACATCAGTGgcagtgtgagagagagagagagagagatggaagCTGGAAAGGGAACCGTCAAAGCTGTAGCTCTCATCGTCGGAGATAACAACGTCAAGGGTTCTATTCACTTCCTTCACCAATCcaatg GTACTACTCATGTTTCAGGAAGGATAACAGGACTCTCACCGGGGCTTCATGGCTTCCATATCCATGCTCTTGGTGACACTACCAATGGCTGCAATTCCACCGGTCCTCACTTCAATCCTCTTAACAAACACCATGGAGCTCCTGCAGATCATCACCGTCATGCCGGTGATTTGGGTAACATTCTTGCAGGCCCTGATG GGGTTGCTGAGATTTCTATCACAGATTCACAG ATTCCGTTAAGTGGAGTGCATTCCATACTTGGCAGGGCGGTTGTTGTGCATGCTGATCCTGATGACCTTGGAAGGG GTGGTCATGAACTCAGCAAAACTACTGGGAATGCAGGTGCAAGAGTAGGATGCG GTTTGCTCAGCATAATAGGCAAGGAAGAATGTCACATAGCCTGCAGTTCAGTTCAGTTGTACagcctgcttcttcttgctttaTATGCACCTAAAATATCACAGCGCCATCCTTTCTAG
- the LOC112716859 gene encoding eukaryotic translation initiation factor NCBP has protein sequence MDFTAEKKELESNNNNTNSDTAQRTLDSSSEVEERHARDLKAGLHPLKHKFVFWYTRRTPGVRNQTSYEDNIKKIVDFSTVEGFWVCYCHLARPSSLPSPTDLHLFKEGIRPLWEDSANCNGGKWIIRFKKAVSGRFWEDLVLALVGDQLDYGDQICGAVLSIRFNEDILSVWNRNASDNQAVMALRDSIKRHLKLPHGYIMEYKPHDASLKDNSSYRNTWLRG, from the exons ATGGATTTCACAGCGGAGAAGAAGGAATTGgagagcaacaacaacaacactaactCTGACACTGCTCAGCGAACCCTAGATTCTTCTTCCGAAGTCGAGGAGCGCCATGCTCGTGATCTTAAAGCTGGTCTTCACCCGCTAAAG CACAAATTTGTATTTTGGTACACACGGCGAACACCAGGAGTTCGAAATCAAACATCATATGAGGATAACATTAAGAAGATTGTTGATTTCAGTACT GTTGAAGGATTTTGGGTTTGCTATTGCCATCTTGCTCGACCTTCTTCTTTGCCTAGTCCAACAGATTTGCATCTTTTTAAGGAAGGAATCCGACCCCTATGGGAG GACTCTGCTAACTGCAATGGTGGTAAATGGATTATACGGTTCAAAAAAGCTGTTTCGGGTCGTTTTTGGGAGGACCTG GTTCTTGCCTTAGTAGGTGACCAATTGGATTATGGAGATCAGATATGTGGTGCAGTACTTAGCATTCGTTTTAATGAAGATATACTTAGCGTCTGGAATCGCAACGCTTCTGACAATCAG GCTGTAATGGCTCTCAGAGATTCCATTAAGCGCCATTTAAAGCTTCCTCATGGCTATATTATGGAGTACAAGCCCCATGATGCCTCCCTAAAGGACAATTCATCTTACAGGAACACTTGGTTGAGAGGCTAG
- the LOC112716862 gene encoding uncharacterized protein isoform X2: MDIEEWEYLPDNGYLDFNDEGGKQIFLGKRNLEPKSAFDMDYFCSSPPRSPRTMMHNNHNHNQLVPLPILLQPRIGNSSSDNNVVSPNTVDHDTVSQVFFKTKENEFADMKLDTGSLKFEEKGEMITSPRMITSPRMKIEKKEVLGMECDEEDEEEEDRSWEEENEGGFNIWKWSLSGVGAICSFGVAAATICFLFFGSHQKRNNILHDNKIRFQIYADDKWQVFL; encoded by the exons ATGGATATTGAAGAGTGGGAGTACCTTCCAGATAATGGGTACCTTGATTTCAATGACGAGGGTGGGAAGCAAATCTTCCTTGGCAAGAGAAACTTGGAGCCAAAAAGTGCTTTTGACATGGATTACTTTTGTTCATCTCCACCAAGAAGCCCAAGGACCATGATGCATAACAATCACAATCACAATCAACTTGTTCCTCTTCCAATTCTTTTACAACCCAGAATTGGAAACTCCTCATCAGATAACAACGTTGTTTCCCCTAACACAGTTGATCATGACACTGTCTCACAGGTTTTCTTCAAGACCAAGGAAAACGAATTCGCCGACATGAAATTGGACACGG GTAGCTTAAAATTTGAGGAGAAAGGTGAGATGATTACGTCTCCAAGAATGATAACTTCGCCTAGAATGAAGATTgagaagaaagaagttcttggGATGGAGTGCGATgaggaggatgaagaggaagaggatcgaagttgggaagaagagaatgAGGGTGGATTCAACATATGGAAGTGGAGCTTGAGTGGGGTTGGAGCTATCTGTTCTTTTGGTGTTGCTGCAGCCACCATCTGTTTTCTCTTCTTTGGAAGCCACCAAAAGAGGAACAACATCCTCCACGACAACAAAATTCGCTTCCAGATCTATGCCGATGACAAG TGGCAGGTGTTCCTATAA
- the LOC112716862 gene encoding uncharacterized protein isoform X1 has translation MDIEEWEYLPDNGYLDFNDEGGKQIFLGKRNLEPKSAFDMDYFCSSPPRSPRTMMHNNHNHNQLVPLPILLQPRIGNSSSDNNVVSPNTVDHDTVSQVFFKTKENEFADMKLDTGSLKFEEKGEMITSPRMITSPRMKIEKKEVLGMECDEEDEEEEDRSWEEENEGGFNIWKWSLSGVGAICSFGVAAATICFLFFGSHQKRNNILHDNKIRFQIYADDKNIKKVVQHATKFNEAVSVVAGVPISRAHITIGGYYDGL, from the exons ATGGATATTGAAGAGTGGGAGTACCTTCCAGATAATGGGTACCTTGATTTCAATGACGAGGGTGGGAAGCAAATCTTCCTTGGCAAGAGAAACTTGGAGCCAAAAAGTGCTTTTGACATGGATTACTTTTGTTCATCTCCACCAAGAAGCCCAAGGACCATGATGCATAACAATCACAATCACAATCAACTTGTTCCTCTTCCAATTCTTTTACAACCCAGAATTGGAAACTCCTCATCAGATAACAACGTTGTTTCCCCTAACACAGTTGATCATGACACTGTCTCACAGGTTTTCTTCAAGACCAAGGAAAACGAATTCGCCGACATGAAATTGGACACGG GTAGCTTAAAATTTGAGGAGAAAGGTGAGATGATTACGTCTCCAAGAATGATAACTTCGCCTAGAATGAAGATTgagaagaaagaagttcttggGATGGAGTGCGATgaggaggatgaagaggaagaggatcgaagttgggaagaagagaatgAGGGTGGATTCAACATATGGAAGTGGAGCTTGAGTGGGGTTGGAGCTATCTGTTCTTTTGGTGTTGCTGCAGCCACCATCTGTTTTCTCTTCTTTGGAAGCCACCAAAAGAGGAACAACATCCTCCACGACAACAAAATTCGCTTCCAGATCTATGCCGATGACAAG AACATTAAAAAAGTGGTACAGCATGCAACAAAATTTAATGAAGCAGTTTCTGTAGTGGCAGGTGTTCCTATAAGCAGAGCTCACATCACCATTGGAGGTTACTATGATGGACTTTGA